One stretch of Chryseobacterium indologenes DNA includes these proteins:
- a CDS encoding dicarboxylate/amino acid:cation symporter produces the protein MKAKKIYNQLYFQVIIAIAAGILLGNFYPELGEKMKPLGDGFIKLVKMIIAPVIFITLTLGIAHMTDLKKVGRIAVKAMIYFFTFSTLALIIGLVVGNLLQPGHGLNIDPTTLSGNVSEYQEKAHESTLTGFIMNIIPETLFSPLVGDNILQVLLVAILMGVALVLTKEKSQKVTDFLQDLSAPIFKIVHILMKLAPIGAFGAMAFTIGKYGLHSVLNLIFLVATFYITSILFVVLVLGAVAWYNGFNIFKLLFYLKEELLLVLGTSSSESALPGIMEKMEKAGCSRTIVGLVVPTGYSFNLDGTNIYMTLASLFIAQALNIHLPIEKQLMLLLVAMLSSKGAAGVTGAGFVTLAATLAVVPEIPIAGMTLILGIDKFMSECRALTNVIGNSVATVVVANWEKQLDKKQLQYCLDNPYEIEKQLEG, from the coding sequence TTGAAAGCAAAAAAAATCTACAATCAGCTTTATTTTCAGGTTATTATAGCCATAGCTGCAGGTATTCTCCTTGGAAACTTCTATCCTGAGTTGGGAGAAAAGATGAAACCATTAGGAGATGGATTCATCAAATTGGTAAAAATGATCATTGCTCCGGTCATTTTCATTACACTTACCCTGGGAATTGCCCACATGACCGATCTCAAAAAAGTAGGAAGAATTGCCGTAAAAGCCATGATCTATTTCTTCACCTTCTCTACGCTGGCCCTTATTATTGGTCTCGTTGTTGGAAACCTCTTACAACCCGGCCATGGTTTAAATATTGATCCGACAACCCTTTCAGGAAATGTATCGGAATATCAGGAAAAAGCTCACGAATCTACGCTTACAGGATTTATTATGAATATCATTCCTGAAACTCTTTTTAGTCCTTTGGTTGGTGACAATATTCTCCAGGTTCTTCTAGTGGCCATCTTAATGGGGGTTGCTTTGGTTTTAACAAAGGAAAAAAGTCAAAAAGTAACTGATTTTCTTCAGGATCTGTCTGCTCCAATATTCAAAATTGTTCATATTCTGATGAAACTTGCGCCAATAGGTGCTTTTGGGGCAATGGCATTTACTATAGGAAAATACGGGCTTCATTCTGTTCTGAATCTTATATTCCTGGTGGCTACCTTCTATATTACCTCTATCCTTTTTGTTGTTTTGGTATTAGGAGCAGTTGCCTGGTACAATGGCTTTAATATATTTAAACTGTTATTTTATCTTAAAGAAGAACTTCTTTTGGTTTTAGGAACAAGCTCTTCGGAATCTGCGCTTCCGGGAATCATGGAAAAAATGGAAAAAGCTGGCTGCTCGCGAACCATAGTAGGTCTTGTAGTTCCTACAGGATATTCTTTTAACCTTGATGGAACTAACATTTATATGACCCTAGCTTCTTTATTTATTGCCCAGGCACTGAACATCCATCTTCCCATTGAAAAACAGCTGATGCTTCTTTTGGTGGCCATGTTAAGTTCAAAAGGTGCAGCTGGCGTTACCGGCGCAGGTTTTGTAACATTAGCAGCCACTTTAGCTGTGGTTCCGGAAATTCCAATTGCCGGAATGACACTCATCTTAGGAATTGACAAATTTATGAGTGAATGTAGAGCTTTAACCAATGTTATTGGGAACTCCGTAGCTACTGTTGTGGTAGCAAATTGGGAAAAGCAACTGGATAAAAAACAGTTACAATATTGTCTGGACAATCCCTATGAAATTGAAAAACAACTGGAAGGTTGA
- a CDS encoding RsiV family protein, whose product MKNTIAVLALSSFFVFTACKKNETTATSTEKTENKKLEEFAVDSVIVKDSTKITDSLKLNYTSQLLVFPTIKDKTLLDSIYFQNDKIKDFSKTGLLAYLENEKNNYFSSIKNDSKDWASDITYAQDWYSSSHMNLISNTNGYLHIQYTGSGYEGGAHDNYGFSERIFDLKNNKKLELKDITSTPKSKLEAILMKNIDNINSGTMDGDGTVKNSEMLLVEKIPASNNFYFDDKNLYFHYSPYEIAAFAAGDITIPIPWEQLNGTLNAEFKERMKIK is encoded by the coding sequence ATGAAAAATACGATTGCCGTTCTTGCTCTTTCTTCATTCTTTGTTTTCACTGCCTGTAAGAAAAATGAAACAACAGCAACATCAACGGAGAAAACTGAAAATAAAAAGTTAGAAGAATTTGCCGTAGACTCAGTAATAGTAAAAGATTCTACAAAAATTACGGACTCTCTAAAACTTAATTATACTTCCCAACTATTAGTATTTCCTACTATAAAAGATAAAACACTTTTAGACAGTATCTATTTCCAGAACGATAAAATAAAAGACTTTTCTAAAACGGGGCTGCTGGCTTATTTAGAGAATGAAAAAAACAATTATTTCAGTTCTATAAAAAATGACAGTAAAGATTGGGCTTCTGATATTACCTATGCTCAAGATTGGTATTCAAGTTCCCACATGAACCTTATATCCAATACCAATGGGTATCTTCACATTCAATATACTGGAAGCGGTTATGAAGGAGGTGCACATGATAACTATGGTTTTTCAGAAAGGATTTTTGATCTTAAAAATAATAAGAAACTAGAATTAAAAGATATTACTTCCACTCCAAAAAGTAAATTGGAAGCTATATTGATGAAGAATATTGATAATATCAACAGTGGTACAATGGATGGGGACGGAACTGTAAAAAACTCTGAAATGTTGTTGGTGGAAAAAATTCCGGCTTCAAATAACTTCTATTTTGATGACAAAAACCTGTATTTTCATTACAGTCCGTATGAAATTGCTGCATTTGCAGCAGGGGATATCACGATTCCTATTCCATGGGAACAGCTGAATGGTACATTAAATGCGGAATTTAAAGAAAGAATGAAAATTAAATAA
- the ggt gene encoding gamma-glutamyltransferase, protein MKKILIASIILSSQLSWAQFTDINIVKEVKVKNKGVVVSAHPLASEAGAKMLRMGGNAYDAITATQYALAVVYPQAGNIGGGGFLVGVKNNGEKFTLDYRETAPKKASRDMYLDKNGKANTDLSQNGRLAVGIPGSVAGFFATLKYCKLPMEKIIQPAIDLAEQGFAITEQEADMLNNNRDHFKKHNKSAIIFVKDAPWKAGDLLVQKDLAETLKLIQKLGAKGFYEGKTADLLIAEMKKGNGIITLEDLKNYKVAERKALEFEYKGNNVVSMPLPSSGGLLLAQMLRMASFENLEKYQQNSSQAVQIMTEAERRAFADRAEYMGDPDFIQDKTSYLISDEYLKGRWKSFSFDKATPSAEVGKIIEQPKESTQTTHISVLDKDGNAASVTTTLNGYYGSKVLVSGAGFFLNNEMDDFSIKPGVPNMFGAVGGEANSIQPNKRMLSSMTPTILLKNGKPYMVVGTPGGTTIPTSVYQSIVNVVDFKQNANIAVNAPKFHHQWLPETIKVENNFPESTIAELKKKNYTFEKVKQIGKTEVIVLDENGNIHAVADGRGDDSVAVE, encoded by the coding sequence ATGAAGAAGATTCTCATTGCTTCGATTATATTATCCAGTCAGCTTAGCTGGGCCCAATTTACAGATATCAATATTGTAAAAGAGGTAAAGGTTAAAAATAAAGGTGTAGTAGTATCTGCACATCCGTTAGCAAGTGAAGCGGGAGCAAAAATGCTAAGAATGGGCGGAAATGCTTATGATGCCATCACCGCTACTCAGTACGCATTAGCAGTAGTATACCCACAAGCAGGAAACATTGGTGGTGGTGGATTTCTGGTAGGGGTAAAAAATAATGGTGAAAAATTTACTCTGGATTACAGAGAAACGGCTCCTAAAAAGGCTTCCAGAGATATGTATCTCGATAAAAATGGTAAAGCTAACACAGACCTATCTCAAAACGGACGTCTGGCTGTAGGTATTCCGGGAAGTGTTGCCGGCTTCTTTGCTACACTGAAATATTGTAAACTTCCGATGGAAAAAATCATTCAGCCTGCCATCGATCTGGCTGAACAGGGTTTTGCTATCACTGAACAGGAAGCTGATATGCTTAACAATAATAGAGACCATTTTAAGAAACATAATAAATCTGCAATCATTTTTGTGAAGGATGCTCCCTGGAAAGCAGGTGATCTTTTAGTACAGAAAGACCTTGCAGAAACGCTAAAACTAATCCAAAAACTTGGTGCTAAAGGCTTCTATGAGGGAAAAACAGCTGATCTCCTTATTGCTGAAATGAAAAAAGGGAACGGAATTATTACTTTAGAAGACCTTAAAAATTATAAGGTTGCAGAAAGAAAAGCTCTGGAGTTTGAATACAAAGGAAATAACGTGGTTTCAATGCCATTACCCTCCAGCGGTGGGCTTCTTCTTGCTCAGATGCTGAGAATGGCCAGCTTTGAAAATCTTGAAAAATACCAGCAAAACTCTTCACAAGCTGTTCAGATTATGACAGAAGCAGAAAGAAGAGCTTTTGCAGACAGAGCTGAATATATGGGTGATCCGGATTTTATTCAGGATAAGACTTCTTATCTGATTTCTGACGAATATCTAAAAGGCAGATGGAAAAGCTTCAGTTTTGATAAAGCCACACCAAGTGCGGAAGTTGGAAAAATTATAGAACAACCTAAAGAATCTACTCAAACCACTCATATTTCTGTGCTTGACAAGGATGGAAATGCAGCCTCTGTAACCACTACCCTAAATGGATATTACGGAAGTAAGGTTTTAGTATCTGGAGCCGGATTCTTCTTAAATAATGAAATGGATGATTTCTCTATCAAACCAGGAGTACCCAATATGTTTGGAGCGGTAGGCGGAGAAGCCAATTCTATTCAGCCTAATAAAAGAATGCTTTCTTCCATGACTCCTACAATTCTGCTTAAAAACGGAAAACCTTATATGGTTGTAGGAACTCCGGGAGGAACTACAATACCAACTTCGGTATATCAATCTATTGTAAACGTAGTTGATTTTAAACAAAATGCTAATATTGCTGTTAATGCTCCGAAATTTCATCATCAATGGCTTCCTGAAACTATAAAAGTGGAAAATAACTTCCCGGAAAGTACGATTGCCGAACTGAAAAAGAAAAATTACACTTTTGAAAAGGTAAAACAGATCGGAAAAACAGAAGTGATCGTCCTTGATGAAAACGGAAACATCCATGCGGTTGCAGACGGACGTGGAGATGATTCTGTAGCAGTGGAATAA
- a CDS encoding DUF3858 domain-containing protein: MVPTENGNIWLENTSQQTAFNHLGYSTTDRNVLSIKKNGIELINTPVYLADQNKEKQKLKIKIEEDNSITGEGNFLYTGNQYDYNLGFVNLNPKEKSDALKKRFDVLNFEKVEMKNFTNDKDKAVITYDIDFKTNNYCKNAGSSLIFRAVPIFSDNVYKTDENRELPFEIRQSFEDEYEISFIIPKGYKTDETPDDISINSEFGRYKLSFVKSGEEIKVSRKIQVNKGTYPKEKYNDYVGFRKKILNMDNSKILITKI, from the coding sequence ATGGTCCCTACAGAAAATGGTAATATCTGGCTTGAAAATACTTCACAGCAGACGGCATTTAACCATTTAGGATACAGTACTACAGATAGAAATGTTCTTTCGATAAAGAAAAATGGTATAGAATTGATTAATACTCCGGTATATTTGGCAGATCAGAATAAAGAAAAACAAAAACTGAAAATAAAGATTGAAGAGGATAACAGTATTACGGGAGAAGGGAATTTTTTATATACAGGGAATCAATATGACTACAACCTTGGATTTGTAAACCTTAACCCAAAAGAAAAAAGTGATGCACTGAAAAAAAGATTTGATGTTTTAAACTTTGAAAAAGTTGAAATGAAAAATTTTACCAATGATAAAGACAAAGCTGTTATTACCTACGATATAGACTTTAAAACCAATAATTACTGTAAGAATGCGGGAAGCAGTCTTATATTCAGAGCTGTTCCTATTTTTTCGGATAATGTATATAAGACGGATGAGAACCGTGAACTTCCTTTTGAAATCAGACAATCATTTGAAGATGAATATGAAATCAGTTTTATCATTCCTAAAGGCTATAAAACTGATGAAACTCCTGATGATATAAGTATTAATTCAGAATTTGGGCGCTATAAACTTAGCTTTGTGAAAAGTGGCGAAGAGATAAAGGTGAGCAGAAAAATTCAGGTTAATAAAGGAACTTATCCTAAGGAGAAATATAATGATTATGTAGGTTTCAGAAAGAAAATACTCAATATGGATAATTCAAAAATTTTAATCACAAAAATATAA
- a CDS encoding transglutaminase-like domain-containing protein — protein sequence MKKIILVLICSANIMVLKAQKHEFLNPPKFSDADLSKTKSLLDENAPAEILYKSVHFMIDNTTGDLHKKYFYRVKIYDKDKAEDWLNLEVPLYQYGSNKESLGKFKAFTYNLENGTAIPVKVEKSSQYKSKESKYVNVTKFAFPSVKNGSVLEYQYEIVSPFLYNIPEFLIESDTPSLYTEYVLDTPIHISYNINYTGALGPKHRIVEEKTLYGTQYKTYRFGFENVKGFKAEKFVRNDRNYRTKVSAELHSTNYKEVKLYSSSWDQISKTLYESDDFGGELKKTRLAKDNMPAEVAQMKTELEKANAIFSYVQKTFTWNKDKGIYIDDGIKKMLDSKAGNAAEINLYLVMLLREAGIKADPALISTVENGMINLVSPNVSNMNFVLASVNINGNYHMYDATSKQSSMDELPLRDWNQYAVLLNKTKAVQIEMVNMKQSSTFLTVDAKLNDDGSISGSYSDKDTGAFAMYVKDNYDENPEKYKKQYKENFSIDFTGIDSKVLDNGAFESKMKFSSSNLIDRVGKKLIINPMLFLSKTSNEFDQTEARKYPIDFGAPTTKVKKVTLEIPEGYVIEEMPKNKKIVTEDKEIAYSYIIEQKGNKLEVTSTTKISSADYPKEYYPAFKQIWGVASKHENQVISLVKK from the coding sequence ATGAAAAAAATAATATTAGTGCTGATATGTTCAGCAAATATAATGGTACTTAAGGCCCAGAAGCATGAGTTTTTGAACCCACCTAAATTTTCTGATGCAGATCTTTCCAAGACAAAGTCATTATTAGATGAAAACGCTCCCGCAGAAATTCTATATAAATCTGTACATTTTATGATTGATAATACTACGGGAGATCTACATAAAAAATATTTTTACAGAGTCAAAATCTATGATAAAGATAAGGCTGAAGACTGGCTGAATCTGGAAGTGCCTCTTTATCAATATGGGAGTAATAAAGAAAGCTTAGGGAAGTTCAAAGCTTTTACCTATAATCTTGAAAATGGAACTGCAATTCCTGTAAAGGTTGAGAAAAGTTCACAGTATAAAAGCAAGGAAAGTAAATATGTAAATGTGACGAAATTTGCCTTCCCTAGTGTGAAAAACGGTTCTGTACTGGAATATCAGTATGAGATTGTATCCCCATTTTTATACAATATTCCGGAGTTTTTAATTGAATCAGATACGCCTTCTCTTTATACAGAATATGTTTTAGATACTCCTATCCATATCTCTTATAATATTAACTATACAGGAGCTTTGGGGCCAAAACACAGAATAGTGGAAGAGAAGACTCTTTATGGTACTCAATACAAAACATATAGATTTGGATTTGAGAATGTAAAAGGTTTCAAAGCCGAAAAATTTGTAAGAAATGATAGAAACTATAGAACAAAAGTAAGTGCAGAGCTTCATTCTACGAATTATAAAGAAGTGAAACTTTATTCATCCTCATGGGATCAGATTAGTAAGACTCTTTATGAAAGTGATGATTTTGGTGGAGAATTAAAGAAGACAAGACTGGCTAAAGATAATATGCCTGCAGAGGTGGCACAGATGAAAACTGAGCTTGAAAAAGCCAATGCTATATTTTCTTATGTTCAAAAAACATTTACCTGGAACAAAGACAAAGGAATTTATATAGATGATGGGATAAAAAAAATGCTGGATAGCAAAGCGGGGAATGCTGCTGAAATTAACCTCTATTTGGTTATGCTTCTTCGGGAGGCTGGTATTAAGGCAGATCCGGCTCTGATTTCCACTGTAGAAAATGGAATGATTAATCTGGTTTCTCCCAATGTCTCTAATATGAATTTTGTATTGGCATCAGTAAATATAAATGGAAATTATCACATGTATGATGCTACTTCCAAGCAGTCTTCCATGGACGAATTGCCTTTAAGAGACTGGAATCAGTATGCTGTTTTATTAAATAAAACTAAAGCAGTGCAGATTGAAATGGTCAATATGAAGCAAAGCAGCACATTTCTGACAGTGGATGCTAAACTTAATGATGATGGCAGTATTTCCGGATCTTATTCTGATAAAGATACAGGAGCTTTTGCGATGTATGTAAAAGATAATTATGATGAAAATCCGGAAAAATATAAGAAGCAATATAAAGAGAACTTCTCTATAGATTTCACTGGAATTGATTCTAAGGTGTTGGATAATGGAGCATTTGAAAGCAAAATGAAATTTTCTTCATCCAATTTAATAGATAGAGTAGGAAAGAAGCTAATCATTAACCCAATGCTGTTTTTAAGCAAGACTTCCAATGAATTTGATCAGACAGAAGCTCGAAAATATCCTATTGATTTTGGTGCGCCTACTACAAAAGTTAAAAAAGTAACCCTAGAAATTCCTGAAGGATATGTGATTGAGGAAATGCCAAAAAATAAAAAAATTGTTACTGAGGATAAAGAGATAGCATATAGTTATATTATCGAACAAAAAGGTAATAAATTGGAAGTAACCTCTACTACAAAAATTTCCAGTGCAGATTATCCCAAAGAATATTATCCCGCATTCAAGCAAATTTGGGGGGTAGCTTCTAAACATGAGAATCAGGTAATTAGCTTAGTAAAGAAATAA
- a CDS encoding diacylglycerol/lipid kinase family protein — MEKVAFIINPFSAKKNYQPFLNELKNKVGNPLYYVSESIPGTDEFIKMHFDEVDIFVAIGGDGTISTVAKNLISTDKILAIFPAGSGNGFSNETRFSKNLDELLEKIKAKQSRKIDTFTVNDRLSINVSGTGFDGKVVKEFEKTSRGFKNYIKVSLKTFFNYKPIKVTFFDEEYKQYNGRYLMLNVANTRQFGNNAYIAPKASKSDGLVDMVLVKKFPLTYSALFAFRMFTKRLKDDEYVTYLPVSEISFKVNTKNWHLDGEFNKIESPIHVKVQPASLNILV, encoded by the coding sequence ATGGAAAAAGTAGCTTTTATCATCAATCCTTTTTCGGCCAAAAAGAATTATCAGCCGTTTTTGAATGAACTTAAAAATAAGGTAGGTAATCCTTTATATTATGTTTCTGAATCTATTCCGGGAACAGACGAATTTATCAAAATGCATTTTGATGAAGTAGATATTTTTGTAGCTATAGGAGGTGATGGAACGATTTCGACTGTAGCCAAGAACCTGATTTCGACCGATAAGATACTGGCGATTTTCCCTGCAGGCTCAGGAAACGGATTCTCCAATGAGACCCGTTTCAGTAAGAATCTGGATGAACTTTTAGAGAAAATAAAGGCTAAACAATCTAGGAAAATAGATACTTTTACGGTTAATGACAGGCTGTCCATCAATGTTTCAGGAACAGGGTTTGACGGAAAAGTGGTTAAAGAGTTTGAAAAAACAAGCCGTGGTTTCAAAAACTATATCAAAGTTTCTTTGAAGACCTTCTTTAACTATAAGCCGATCAAGGTTACCTTTTTTGATGAAGAATATAAGCAGTACAACGGCAGGTATCTGATGCTGAATGTTGCCAATACCCGCCAGTTCGGAAATAATGCCTATATCGCACCTAAGGCAAGTAAAAGCGATGGATTGGTAGATATGGTTTTAGTAAAAAAATTCCCACTTACCTATTCTGCATTGTTCGCATTCAGAATGTTCACGAAAAGATTAAAGGACGACGAATACGTAACATATCTTCCCGTTTCAGAAATTTCATTTAAAGTAAATACCAAAAACTGGCACCTTGATGGTGAGTTTAATAAGATAGAATCACCCATTCATGTGAAAGTACAGCCGGCAAGTTTGAATATTTTGGTTTAA
- a CDS encoding DUF3857 domain-containing protein: protein MMKILFLGALSTASMYFAQSYPASAIPENLKKNANVVVRKDFTTVHINKIDEIKYQYNTVTTVLNKDGDEKAIAYIPYDKTRSVSDVKVTVYDESGKKIKSYSKSDFSDFANNTQGVFYSDNRIMVFSYTPVQYPYTIDVSYQSQDKNTIFIPDFIPFYSTNTSLEDAQMKIINTSGIDLRAKIYPSKYNYASVVENSNGNEKNYSYKNVPAIDNISMIPEPVKILPKVSFALTKFNLAGKQGTLNNWTDFGIWYYNNLIDPVAVSTPTIKAEIAALQLQGSVEEKVKKIYQYMQAKTRYIYVGLGIGGWLPMMPDEVHKKGYGDCKGLTNYMKTLLNEAGIPSYYCVINSGLS from the coding sequence ATGATGAAAATATTATTTCTTGGGGCCTTGTCTACAGCCTCAATGTACTTTGCTCAAAGCTATCCAGCTTCTGCTATTCCAGAAAATTTAAAGAAAAATGCTAATGTTGTCGTCAGAAAAGATTTTACAACAGTTCATATTAATAAAATTGATGAAATAAAATATCAATATAATACTGTAACTACTGTTTTAAATAAAGATGGTGATGAAAAAGCTATTGCCTATATCCCTTATGATAAAACAAGAAGTGTTTCTGATGTTAAGGTTACTGTTTATGACGAATCAGGAAAGAAAATAAAAAGTTATTCAAAATCCGATTTTAGTGATTTTGCTAATAATACACAGGGAGTATTTTATTCTGATAACAGGATAATGGTATTTTCTTATACTCCTGTTCAATACCCTTATACAATTGATGTTTCATATCAGTCTCAAGATAAGAACACTATTTTTATTCCAGATTTTATACCATTCTATTCTACCAATACGTCTTTGGAAGATGCACAGATGAAAATTATCAATACCTCAGGAATTGATCTTCGTGCTAAGATCTATCCATCAAAGTATAACTACGCTTCAGTAGTTGAGAACAGTAATGGGAATGAAAAAAATTATTCTTACAAAAATGTTCCGGCAATTGATAATATTTCAATGATTCCGGAGCCTGTTAAAATATTACCTAAGGTAAGTTTTGCACTTACCAAGTTCAATCTGGCGGGAAAACAAGGGACTTTAAATAACTGGACAGACTTTGGAATCTGGTATTACAATAATCTTATTGATCCGGTGGCTGTATCCACTCCTACAATTAAGGCTGAGATTGCAGCCTTACAGCTTCAGGGTTCCGTAGAGGAGAAAGTAAAGAAGATCTATCAATATATGCAGGCCAAAACAAGATATATATATGTAGGACTGGGAATTGGAGGCTGGCTTCCTATGATGCCGGACGAAGTGCATAAAAAAGGTTATGGCGATTGTAAGGGACTTACTAATTATATGAAAACCTTGTTGAACGAAGCAGGAATCCCTTCTTATTATTGTGTTATCAATTCTGGACTTTCGTAG
- a CDS encoding DUF5684 domain-containing protein — MLTLLQTDPYNGADAVSGAAAAGLGIGSMFMSLLVYLFYGYCMFKIFKKAGREDAWAAFVPIYNAIVMLDIVKKPIWWIILFLIPFVNLYAAWVVNDRLAKGFGKETPIYTILLFFFGFIFIPVLGLGSDTYDSKRIPND; from the coding sequence ATGTTAACTCTTTTACAAACAGACCCCTACAACGGGGCAGATGCGGTTTCTGGTGCAGCCGCTGCAGGATTAGGGATTGGATCAATGTTCATGAGTTTACTTGTGTACTTATTCTACGGATACTGTATGTTCAAAATCTTTAAAAAGGCAGGTAGAGAAGATGCATGGGCAGCTTTTGTTCCTATTTATAATGCAATTGTAATGCTGGATATTGTGAAAAAACCAATATGGTGGATTATCTTATTCTTGATTCCCTTCGTAAATCTTTATGCAGCATGGGTAGTCAATGACAGGCTGGCTAAAGGTTTTGGAAAAGAAACTCCGATCTATACAATCTTGCTGTTTTTCTTTGGATTTATTTTTATTCCTGTTTTGGGACTTGGAAGTGATACGTATGACAGCAAAAGAATCCCGAATGATTAA